Proteins encoded in a region of the Drosophila sechellia strain sech25 chromosome 2L, ASM438219v1, whole genome shotgun sequence genome:
- the LOC6619313 gene encoding protein teashirt yields the protein MLHEALMLEIYRQALNAGALPTARPRSTESANSSERCPSHDSNSSENGGGAGSGGVGHRLDAAALSTGVMPGEGPTTLHSSFPAVPQSLPAQPPSMEAYLHMVAAAAQQYGFPLAAAAAAGAGPRVPLPLANEAAAPFKLPPQASPTASSNNSEALDFRTNLYGRAESAEPPASEGEEEDFDDGANNPLDLSVGTRKRGHESEPQLGHIQVKKMFKSDSPPVNSVASPSASQLLPGVNPYLAAVAAANIFRAGQFPDWNSKNDLVVDPLEKMSDIVKGGASGMCTKEKMHSSKATTPQAASQPPKSPVQPTPNQNSESGGGSGGGGAGSGAVTKARHNIWQSHWQNKGVASSVFRCVWCKQSFPTLEALTTHMKDSKHCGVNVPPFGNLPSNNPQPQHHHPTPPPPPQNHNLRKHSSGSTSNHSPSANVKNAFQYRGDPPTPLPRKLVRGQNVWLGKGVEQAMQILKCMRCGESFRSLGEMTKHMQETQHYTNILSQEQSISIKSGNANANSDAKESHNSLSSEESRTLSAVLTCKVCDKAFNSLGDLSNHMAKNNHYAEPLLQSAGPRKRPAPKKREKSLPVRKLLEMKGGSGTTQEDHSNEKSSVQGKPGLGPGGGDKNDAALFAERMRQYITGVKAPEEIAKVAAAQLLAKNKSPELVEQKNGGSAKAAGASSVLSAIEQMFTTSFDTPPRHASLPASSPSNSSTKNTSPVASSILKRLGIDESVDYNKPLIDTNDPYYQHYRYTSSERSGSECSAEARPRLDAPTPEKQQQGGGHEEESLKPAIKQEREAESKPIKMEIKSEFVDEQIEAEESSKMDAAVVNGSATNNNNNIVERSSPKTPSSAASPQTRLLPPRSPAESQRSVTPKSPASSHKSYDGSSEGTKKFPSDSLNALSSMFDSLGSSGAGANSRAKLAAAAAAGGSESPENLTAGGNSLAALRQFCVKKEKTA from the exons ATGTTACACGAGGCTCTGATGCTCGAGATCTACAGACAGGCTCTAAATGCCGG AGCTCTGCCCACAGCTCGACCACGTTCCACTGAGTCGGCGAATTCCAGCGAACGGTGTCCGTCACACGACTCAAACTCCTCGGAAAATGGGGGTGGTGCTGGCAGCGGAGGAGTAGGTCATAGGTTAGACGCAGCCGCTCTATCCACCGGGGTGATGCCCGGAGAAGGGCCCACCACTCTGCACTCATCATTTCCGGCAGTTCCGCAGTCCCTGCCCGCCCAGCCGCCCTCAATGGAGGCGTACCTGCACATGGTGGCAGCAGCCGCCCAGCAGTATGGATTCCCTTTggccgctgctgcagcggcTGGGGCGGGTCCACGGGTACCACTCCCACTGGCTAATGAGGCGGCGGCTCCATTTAAGCTTCCCCCACAGGCTTCGCCCACAGCATCGAGTAATAACTCGGAGGCTCTGGACTTTCGCACCAATCTGTATGGAAGGGCGGAATCGGCTGAGCCACCTGCCTCCGAGGGCGAGGAGGAGGACTTCGATGACGGTGCCAACAATCCACTCGATCTCTCTGTAGGTACCCGGAAACGGGGTCACGAATCGGAGCCTCAACTTGGTCACATTCAGGTTAAGAAGATGTTCAAGTCAGACAGCCCACCCGTGAATTCGGTGGCTTCACCCTCAGCCAGTCAACTGTTGCCAGGAGTTAATCCTTATCTTGCCGCTGTGGCAGCTGCCAATATTTTTCGAGCGGGTCAGTTCCCTGACTGGAATAGCAAAAATGATTTGGTTGTGGATCCGCTGGAAAAGATGTCTGATATTGTAAAGGGTGGAGCGAGTGGAATGTGTACCAAGGAAAAAATGCACTCATCCAAGGCCACAACACCACAGGCAGCATCTCAGCCGCCAAAAAGTCCGGTTCAACCAACACCCAACCAAAATTCCGAATCCGGAGGAGGGTCCGGAGGCGGTGGTGCTGGTAGTGGCGCAGTGACCAAAGCGAGGCATAACATTTGGCAATCGCACTGGCAAAACAAAGGTGTGGCCAGTTCGGTGTTCAGATGTGTGTGGTGCAAGCAGAGCTTCCCCACCCTGGAAGCCCTGACCACCCACATGAAGGACAGCAAGCATTGCGGCGTGAATGTACCACCTTTTGGTAATCTGCCAAGTAACAATCCCCAGCCGCAGCACCACCATCCAactccaccgccaccgccccAGAATCATAACCTCCGAAAGCACAGTTCAGGAAGCACTTCCAATCACTCACCATCGGCAAATGTGAAGAATGCATTCCAGTATCGAGGGGATCCACCGACGCCACTACCACGAAAATTGGTTAGAGGCCAGAACGTTTGGCTTGGCAAGGGTGTGGAGCAGGCCATGCAGATCCTTAAGTGCATGCGGTGTGGAGAGAGCTTCCGATCTCTTGGCGAAATGACAAAGCACATGCAGGAGACCCAGCACTACACGAATATCCTATCCCAGGAGCAGAGTATATCTATCAAATCAGGGAATGCCAATGCCAACTCAGATGCCAAGGAGAGCCACAACAGTCTGAGTTCCGAAGAAAGTCGCACTCTCAGTGCTGTCCTCACCTGTAAAGTGTGCGACAAGGCCTTTAATTCTTTGGGTGATTTGAGCAACCACATGGCCAAGAACAACCACTATGCAGAACCGCTCTTACAGTCTGCGGGACCACGAAAGCGACCAGCTCCTAAAAAGCGCGAGAAGTCCTTGCCAGTACGGAAACTTTTGGAAATGAAGGGCGGATCAGGAACGACGCAAGAAGATCATTCAAACGAAAAATCCTCGGTGCAAGGAAAACCAGGCTTGGGACCTGGTGGAGGCGACAAAAACGATGCTGCCCTTTTTGCCGAACGCATGCGACAGTATATTACAGGGGTAAAGGCCCCAGAAGAAATTGCCAAAGTAGCTGCTGCCCAACTCCTAGCGAAAAACAAGTCCCCAGAGTTAGTGGAGCAGAAAAACGGCGGCAGCGCAAAGGCTGCCGGTGCCTCGTCTGTTTTGAGTGCCATTGAGCAGATGTTTACAACCAGCTTTGACACCCCACCCAGACACGCCAGCCTGCCAGCTAGTAGTCCATCCAACTCATCCACCAAAAACACCTCGCCCGTAGCCTCCAGCATACTGAAACGATTGGGGATCGATGAAAGTGTGGACTACAACAAGCCATTGATTGATACCAATGATCCCTACTATCAGCACTACAGATATACAAGCAGCGAAAGGAGTGGCAGTGAGTGCAGTGCAGAAGCCAGGCCTAGATTAGATGCACCGACTCCCGAAAAACAGCAGCAAGGGGGAGGGCATGAGGAGGAATCTTTAAAGCCAGCAATAAAACAAGAAAGGGAAGCGGAGTCGAAACCTATTAAAATGGAGATCAAGTCTGAGTTTGTTGATGAGCAAATTGAAGCCGAGGAGTCATCCAAAATGGATGCAGCTGTGGTGAATGGAAGTGCCaccaataataacaataatattgtGGAAAGGAGTTCCCCGAAAACGCCGTCTTCGGCAGCAAGTCCTCAGACAAGGTTGCTACCTCCCCGAAGCCCTGCCGAGAGTCAGAGATCAGTTACTCCTAAATCACCCGCTTCTAGCCACAAATCGTACGATGGGAGTTCGGAAGGCACAAAGAAGTTTCCAAGTGATTCGCTTAACGCATTGTCATCTATGTTCGATTCCTTGGGTAGCAGTGGGGCCGGTGCTAACTCCAGAGCTAAGCTAGCAgccgcagctgctgctggaggatCAGAATCCCCAGAGAACCTCACCGCCGGGGGGAACTCCTTGGCGGCCTTGCGACAATTCTGCGTAAAGAAGGAGAAGACCGCCTAA